A window of Oncorhynchus kisutch isolate 150728-3 linkage group LG10, Okis_V2, whole genome shotgun sequence contains these coding sequences:
- the LOC109897519 gene encoding regulator of G-protein signaling 21-like, producing the protein MDRKLFCCFCRAPKPPNDEVVSWRQSLKKLLECKTGQLAFREFLKTEYSEENILFWLVCEEYKTITSNTEMAEAAKRIYTEFVQVDAPRQINIDCETRQEITNSMSQPTLSCFDKAQRVIYKLMKKDSYPRFLKSEIYQALLEPSDAS; encoded by the exons ATGGACAGGAA GCTTTTTTGTTGTTTCTGTAGGGCCCCCAAGCCCCCGAACGATGAAGTTGTGTCATGGCGACAGTCCCTCAAAAAACTTCTGGAGTGTAAAA CAGGGCAGCTGGCCTTCAGAGAGTTCCTGAAGACAGAGTACAGCGAGGAGAACATCTTGTTCTGGCTGGTCTGTGAGGAATACAAGACCATCACCTCCAACACTGAGATGGCTGAAGCAGCAAAAAGAATCTACACAGAGTTTGTACAGGTCGACGCTCCCAGACAG ATAAACATCGACTGTGAGACCAGGCAGGAGATTACAAACAGCATGTCTCAACCGACCCTGAGCTGCTTCGACAAGGCCCAGAGAGTGATATACAAGCTGATGAAAAAGGACAGTTATCCCAGATTCCTGAAATCTGAAATCTATCAGGCTCTTTTAGAACCATCAGACGCCAGCTGA